A genomic region of Macrobrachium nipponense isolate FS-2020 chromosome 40, ASM1510439v2, whole genome shotgun sequence contains the following coding sequences:
- the LOC135211800 gene encoding anti-sigma-I factor RsgI2-like translates to MAEADRRRDVFAIAVGVLVLLGDSTSRARADHYKDDESSVRIRKDASLAQTENGISQGHVERTETRDLVRQKLILVLESLRNKTRERRSPDFPNVYFNSTSGNVTLQPYCMGGHLSGSVSYVLQTLIEDFSLSAAEKSNTYDCLSTMINQVASANAAGYFEDFGDKQAFEELLQEAIEGGETRTTDSGLESVTNNTLQENRNGVLKKISILRHSVDVLNRMSEKIKHTSQASSAETLRRHRREATFTIGTLQNNILTIEPYCNFNQENKIAGSVANVLTQVMNDLNTVMLALDDTIESLERLECMVILSENLTALMESGELTITASEAGNLTEAVDTANDTATVLVYGTEQELNNLTSELAAINNQLTTLSVSGTTTTPTGQPPTTTPEGPTTTPAGQPPTTTPAGPTTTPAGQPPPTTPALHNHTQLQQDSHPQTTPAGPTLLQQDVTHTTLHDQPPRQPPTTTPAGPTTTPAGQPPTTTPAGPTTTPAGQPPTTTPAGPTTTPAGPGPPTN, encoded by the exons ATGGCGGAAGCAGACAGGAGGAGGGACGTCTTCGCCATTGCAGTCGGGGTCTTGGTGTTACTGGGAGATAGTACTTCGCGCGCTCGAGCAGACC ATTATAAAGACGACGAATCATCCGTAAGGATCCGAAAAGATGCCAGCCTCGCACAAACAGAGAACGGGATATCCCAAGGCCATGTGGAAAGGACAGAGACCAGGGACCTTGTCAGGCAGAAATTGATATTGGTCTTGGAGTCGTTGAGGAACAAGACACGTGAGAGGCGATCGCCTGACTTCCCAAATGTTTACTTCAACTCAACTTCAGGCAATGTGACGCTACAACCATATTGCATGGGTGGGCATTTGAGTGGCAGCGTGTCTTACGTCCTACAGACGCTGATAGAAGATTTCTCCTTGTCAGCTGCGGAGAAGTCTAACACATACGACTGCCTGAGCACAATGATAAACCAGGTGGCATCGGCCAATGCAGCAGGCTACTTTGAGGACTTTGGGGACAAGCAGGCCTTTGAAGAGCTCCTTCAGGAGGCGATTGAAGGAGGTGAAACCAGAACAACTGACAGTGGTTTGGAAA GCGTAACCAACAACACTTTGCAAGAAAACAGAAATGGAGTGTTAAAAAAGATCAGTATTCTACGACATTCAGTGGATGTTCTCAACAGAATGAGTGAAAAAATCAAGCACACATCTCAAGCATCTTCTGCTGAAACACTTCGCCGACACAGAAGGGAGGCAACATTTACCATTGGCACCCTTCAAAACAATATACTCACAATTGAACCTTACTGTAATTTCAACCAGGAAAACAAAATTGCGGGAAGTGTCGCCAATGTATTAACACAGGTCATGAATGACCTGAACACTGTGATGTTAGCCCTAGATGACACTATTGAGAGTCTGGAACGTCTCGAATGTATGGTTATCCTTTCCGAGAATCTCACTGCACTCATGGAGTCGGGTGAGCTAACCATAACGGCATCCGAAGCGGGGAACTTGACAGAAGCTGTGGATACGGCCAATGACACAGCAACTGTACTCGTCTACGGTACGGAACAGGAACTTAATAATTTGACGTCGGAACTGGCAGCAATCAATAATCAGCTAACAACGTTGTCAG TTTCTGGGACAACCACCACTCCAACAGGACAGCCACCCACAACAACACCTGAAGgaccaaccaccactccagcaggacagccacccacaacaacccctgcaggaccaaccaccactccagcaggacagccaccCCCAACTACCCCTGCattacacaaccacacacaactccagcaggacagccaccCACAAACTACCCCTGCAGGACCAACACTACTCCAGCAGGACGTCACCCACACTACCCTGCATGACCAACCACCAC GACAGCCACCCACAACTACCCCTGCAGgaccaaccaccactccagcaggacagccacccacaactacccctgcaggaccaaccaccactccagcaggacagccacccacaactacccctgcaggaccaaccaccactccagcaggaCCAGGGCCACCCACCAACTAA